The genomic interval TTTCGGATCCAATGATTTTGTCGATGATACCATTCATCGCATCTGGTTCCGCTGAAAACAGCCATATTTCCGGCTTGGCATGTAATCTGCAAAATCCTCCTCGACGCATGGAAGAGGAGGACACTTCATGCAAACCCTATACGATGAAAAACACGCGAACGGAAAACTGCAGGGAAAAATCGTACTGATTACCGGCGATGACTTGGACAAGGGGCGCGACGTCGCCATCTTTTTCGCTCGGGAAGGCGCCGATATCATTATCAACTACAAGCCCCAGGAACAGAAAGAGGCCATCGACTTTTTGCGCTACATTCGCGCAGAAGGACGGCGCTGTTTCATGATCCCAGGGAATCTACAGGATATCGCGGCCAGCAAAACACTGATCGAGAAATCGCTGAAGCCGTTTGGGCGAATTGATATCCTCATCAACAATCAGTCGAAGAACGCACACGCCCCGTTCCCAGAAGAAGAACAGGGTGTGCGTGTCTAGACTCAGGTGGCATGCCTATTGGTCAGAGCCTGGCTGGTACCACAGGTATTCTGATCAGCATGCGCCTTGTCCTGCGTCCTGCCGCCTTCGATCGGAGTGGGATAAAGAAAGCAAATCAGACCGATGAGCCACTTGAGAGTCAGCATAGCCGCCTCCTTTCACGCAGGATAATATGGGTGCTGGATCTGCAGATGCACCTTCTTCACGTCGAAGACGCGATAGAAGCGTTTCAGCCGCAGGCCTTCCATGAGCATGACGATGCCGAGGAGCACGGCGTAGGCCCCTACCATCCAGGAGATGCTCACATACGAGAATGCTGGGAAAAAAGTCGCGGTGAAGCCCAGGATGATGGCCCCGAGCCCGGCCAGCCCGAAGAGAAAGGACCCCGGCACGCAGCTGGCTTTGCTGCAGCGCACGGCGACGCTCATTTTCAAGATGCCGCTGGTGATGGCCCAGACGCCGATGACGGCCAGAAGAATCAGAACGCTCATATTGGGAATAATGCAGGCCGCGATCGCCGCGACGATGCCCGTGATGCCTTCGAAGACCACGGTCCACGACCAGCGTTCCTCGGTTCGCCTGGCAAAAAGGGTCAGGAGGGCGAAGATGCCGTCAGCAAACATGAAGCCGGAAAAAAGCAGGACCATAGCCGTGATGGTGGGATTCGCAAGGTTCAAGGCGGCGACGCCGAAGAGCAGGGCGATGACGCCGCGCAGTGACCATAACCACCAGTTCTTATCAAAGTATTCGATCATAACACACTCCCTGTTTAATGATCTCGGATGAAGCATGCCTATCCTTGTGAGGATCTTCTTTCCGATTTGCAAATCCAAGACCATTTTGCTGTTTGGGTAATGCTGCGGATGTGCTGTCAAAAACTTCGACGTTTCCCGCGGCTTTGTCAGATCGTGGCCAGCAGCGGGCTGAACAAATCGCG from Oligoflexus sp. carries:
- a CDS encoding SDR family NAD(P)-dependent oxidoreductase, which encodes MQTLYDEKHANGKLQGKIVLITGDDLDKGRDVAIFFAREGADIIINYKPQEQKEAIDFLRYIRAEGRRCFMIPGNLQDIAASKTLIEKSLKPFGRIDILINNQSKNAHAPFPEEEQGVRV
- a CDS encoding HdeD family acid-resistance protein, which gives rise to MIEYFDKNWWLWSLRGVIALLFGVAALNLANPTITAMVLLFSGFMFADGIFALLTLFARRTEERWSWTVVFEGITGIVAAIAACIIPNMSVLILLAVIGVWAITSGILKMSVAVRCSKASCVPGSFLFGLAGLGAIILGFTATFFPAFSYVSISWMVGAYAVLLGIVMLMEGLRLKRFYRVFDVKKVHLQIQHPYYPA